A genomic region of Methanofollis fontis contains the following coding sequences:
- a CDS encoding DHH family phosphoesterase, with protein sequence MASVIDGRKTTDEDLSTAVTGRKVGILHLTHNDLDAAGADAVHRMKFGKISTIFSSVGRFPSIFGLIADLPGNGDILSISDLGYQNGVEETAQRAVHNGWRIEWRDHHRWKDGEIDRLRPHCTLLHLDTSVCATAIAAADLMPGDRTAAEVARVVCDYDLWKKQDPRSDVLGQVTQRRQNLTYVRNMLVQGRITDRRVEEIYAGIKAEMDADIGESIRQVQIYGKKYKIAFAPLHGYPSETAHAIRDALGTDIEVIVSKNGRFSIRSVPPVSHLIAREFGGGGHPNAAGGTFTFNLIDRFLFWLIKRNRHFDSLVQVAETI encoded by the coding sequence ATGGCAAGTGTCATCGACGGAAGGAAGACCACCGACGAGGACCTCTCCACCGCCGTGACCGGGCGGAAGGTGGGGATCCTCCATCTCACCCATAATGACCTCGATGCCGCCGGTGCCGACGCTGTCCACCGGATGAAGTTCGGGAAGATTTCGACAATATTTTCCTCTGTCGGTCGGTTCCCCTCCATATTCGGGCTGATTGCCGACCTGCCCGGCAACGGCGACATCCTTTCGATCTCGGATCTCGGTTACCAGAACGGTGTTGAGGAGACGGCGCAGAGGGCGGTGCACAATGGATGGCGGATCGAGTGGCGCGATCATCACCGCTGGAAGGACGGGGAGATCGATCGCCTCCGCCCCCACTGCACGCTCCTCCATCTCGATACCTCGGTCTGCGCCACCGCCATTGCCGCCGCCGATCTCATGCCTGGCGACCGTACGGCCGCGGAGGTCGCCCGTGTCGTCTGCGACTACGATCTCTGGAAGAAACAGGACCCCCGTTCAGACGTCCTCGGTCAGGTCACTCAGCGACGTCAGAACCTGACCTATGTGAGAAATATGCTTGTCCAGGGCCGTATCACTGATCGGAGGGTTGAGGAGATCTATGCCGGCATCAAGGCGGAAATGGATGCCGATATCGGAGAAAGCATCCGTCAGGTGCAGATCTACGGGAAAAAATACAAAATCGCCTTCGCCCCCCTCCATGGTTATCCGTCGGAGACGGCGCATGCCATCCGTGACGCACTCGGGACGGACATCGAGGTGATCGTCTCAAAGAACGGTCGGTTCTCGATCCGGTCCGTCCCCCCGGTCAGTCACCTGATCGCACGCGAGTTCGGCGGCGGCGGTCATCCCAATGCCGCCGGCGGCACCTTCACCTTCAACCTCATCGACCGTTTCCTGTTCTGGCTCATCAAACGAAACCGCCACTTCGACAGCCTTGTTCAGGTCGCCGAGACTATCTGA
- a CDS encoding PAS domain S-box protein has product MPDTPPIHPLNAVLCVDDDPAFTDLTRRFLEQLGDCRVDTAASAEEALDKLQNGSFAAIVSDYQMPGMNGIDLLRTVRGSGSQIPFILFTGMDGTEIIAEAMYCGADSFLQKNGGSLKEKISSLSDSIREAIERRDNGEDSEDLYWQIFNNSSDSIFVHRFSPEGTHGALVEVNNTACQRLGYSRNELRSMGISQILQSLDHLPAVRKDLQESGYSTYESVHITKDGHAFPNDINAHLCTLNNETVVISTARDITEQKEVEERLKRYEQNLQTIIDSANFGIVIIGSDGFIKRINRSALRMAGYERPEEVVGSICHKTLWPDELGRHPPLDPGQVVDHSEHILFTKNGEEIPITQSVSPITLNDETVYLVQFIDRSDMVAAEMALREIEQAYRNALENATDLIQSVSPDGRFLFVNRSWLDTLGYTEDEVADLTLSDIIAPESLDHCMKTFQNIMQGGPISTVEAAFCAKDGRKILVEGSVNCILENGHPVITRGFFRDVTERKRAEQKIRHLNHVLHAIRDVTAITAREKDPYNLIRESCETLVQRRGYTMAGIALLEGVISDGPTIVTSGCSGESIHMLGGFLEGEMTPCIKTAMEEGGVIVIDEGAEPCAGCPHLGQSLPYGSLITKLTHEGNLFGIMIASMPPEFVSEPEEQELFSEVARDLAFALYSLDLEGRTQYHDALLEANKKLNILSGITRHDILNQVTALSGYLEILTFRLPGDPEVLKLIDRLKVLTSTIQRQISFTKDYQDMGVNDPLWQDVRSVVERAASGTHRLNGIDIDVDIGPLEILADAMLEKVFFNLIDNAIRHGGEVTEIRVRFHEKGERGVLVIEDNGSGIHPEMKARLFLRGSGKNTGYGLFLSREILGITGMIIEETGEEGNGARFEIEIPPGVYRRPSIIPPQNHQTSCSRESMRSGSLHRSEG; this is encoded by the coding sequence ATGCCCGACACTCCCCCGATCCATCCACTGAACGCTGTTCTCTGTGTCGATGACGATCCAGCGTTTACCGATCTCACCCGCCGATTCCTGGAGCAACTGGGGGACTGCAGGGTCGATACCGCCGCTTCAGCCGAAGAGGCACTGGATAAACTCCAGAACGGATCGTTTGCGGCAATCGTCTCAGATTATCAGATGCCGGGCATGAACGGGATTGACCTCCTCAGGACAGTGCGGGGAAGCGGCAGTCAGATCCCTTTCATCCTGTTCACCGGCATGGATGGGACAGAGATTATCGCTGAGGCAATGTATTGCGGGGCTGATTCCTTTCTCCAGAAAAATGGCGGTTCTTTAAAGGAGAAAATATCCAGTCTTTCAGACTCGATCAGGGAGGCGATCGAGAGGCGGGACAATGGGGAGGACAGCGAAGACCTCTACTGGCAGATCTTCAATAACAGCAGCGACTCGATTTTTGTCCACCGTTTCAGCCCAGAGGGCACGCACGGGGCACTGGTCGAGGTGAACAATACCGCATGCCAGCGCCTCGGGTATAGCAGGAATGAACTCAGGAGCATGGGCATCTCCCAGATCCTTCAGAGCCTCGACCATCTCCCTGCAGTCAGGAAAGACCTGCAGGAGAGTGGGTATTCGACATATGAATCCGTCCACATCACAAAAGATGGGCATGCCTTTCCTAACGATATCAATGCTCACCTCTGCACCCTGAACAACGAAACAGTGGTGATATCAACCGCACGTGATATCACAGAACAGAAAGAGGTAGAAGAGCGGTTGAAACGATACGAACAGAACCTGCAGACGATCATCGATTCCGCCAATTTCGGGATTGTGATCATTGGGAGCGATGGCTTCATCAAACGGATCAACCGGTCGGCATTGCGGATGGCGGGATATGAACGACCCGAAGAGGTAGTCGGGAGCATCTGCCATAAGACCCTCTGGCCTGACGAACTGGGACGGCACCCGCCCCTTGATCCCGGGCAGGTCGTGGACCATTCAGAACACATATTATTCACGAAAAATGGAGAAGAGATCCCCATCACCCAGAGTGTCAGTCCAATTACCCTGAACGATGAAACTGTATATCTGGTACAATTCATCGACAGATCTGATATGGTAGCTGCAGAAATGGCACTGCGCGAGATCGAACAGGCATATCGCAATGCCCTGGAGAACGCCACTGACCTTATCCAGAGTGTCTCACCTGACGGGCGGTTCCTGTTCGTGAACCGTTCGTGGCTGGACACCCTCGGATATACAGAGGATGAGGTGGCAGATCTCACCCTCTCTGATATCATCGCGCCGGAAAGTCTCGACCATTGCATGAAGACATTCCAGAATATCATGCAGGGAGGGCCTATCAGCACTGTCGAAGCGGCGTTCTGTGCAAAGGATGGAAGGAAGATCCTCGTCGAAGGCAGCGTAAACTGCATACTGGAAAATGGTCATCCCGTTATCACAAGAGGATTCTTCCGTGACGTCACCGAACGAAAGCGCGCGGAGCAGAAGATCAGGCACCTCAACCATGTGTTGCATGCAATCCGGGACGTCACGGCCATAACTGCCCGCGAGAAAGATCCCTACAACCTGATCAGGGAAAGCTGCGAGACACTCGTCCAGAGGCGGGGCTATACCATGGCTGGAATCGCCCTGCTTGAGGGTGTGATCTCAGATGGTCCAACCATCGTCACATCAGGGTGCAGTGGCGAATCAATTCACATGCTGGGGGGATTTTTAGAGGGCGAAATGACTCCCTGCATCAAAACAGCCATGGAAGAGGGAGGGGTTATTGTGATCGATGAGGGGGCTGAACCATGTGCGGGGTGCCCTCATCTGGGCCAGAGTCTGCCTTACGGCTCCCTTATTACCAAACTCACACACGAAGGCAACCTGTTCGGCATCATGATCGCCTCGATGCCCCCTGAGTTCGTCTCAGAACCTGAAGAGCAGGAACTCTTCTCAGAGGTGGCCAGAGATCTCGCCTTCGCCCTCTACAGCCTTGACCTCGAGGGACGCACGCAATATCACGACGCCCTGCTGGAAGCAAATAAAAAACTCAACATCCTCTCCGGCATCACCCGTCACGACATCCTCAATCAGGTCACCGCACTCTCCGGATACCTCGAAATCCTCACCTTCAGACTCCCCGGTGACCCGGAGGTCCTGAAACTGATAGACCGACTCAAAGTGCTCACATCTACCATACAGAGGCAGATATCCTTTACAAAGGACTACCAGGACATGGGCGTGAATGATCCTCTGTGGCAGGACGTCCGTTCCGTCGTGGAGAGGGCAGCATCAGGAACCCACCGACTGAACGGCATTGACATTGATGTTGATATAGGACCACTGGAAATCCTGGCCGACGCGATGCTCGAGAAAGTATTCTTCAATCTGATCGACAATGCGATCCGTCACGGAGGCGAGGTCACAGAGATAAGGGTCCGTTTCCATGAAAAAGGGGAGAGGGGCGTGCTGGTGATCGAGGACAACGGATCTGGCATCCATCCCGAGATGAAGGCACGACTGTTCCTGAGAGGCAGCGGGAAAAACACCGGTTACGGCCTCTTCCTCAGCCGCGAGATCCTCGGGATCACCGGGATGATCATCGAGGAAACCGGCGAAGAGGGGAATGGGGCCCGGTTTGAAATCGAAATTCCGCCAGGGGTGTACAGGAGACCATCAATCATCCCACCCCAGAATCATCAGACGTCCTGTTCCAGGGAATCGATGCGTTCCGGTTCCCTCCACAGATCAGAGGGCTGA
- a CDS encoding response regulator, whose amino-acid sequence MDDDRATLDVMDLLLRRIGYETLLADSVSYGLHLTRTTLPDLVLLDLQMAPLDGWEYLEALTEDPDISAVPVMLFTARPLIDERYAPYVGRLAGVLVKPVSPMELEAVLERFFEGLC is encoded by the coding sequence GTGGACGACGATCGGGCCACCCTCGACGTGATGGACCTCCTCCTGCGGAGGATCGGGTATGAAACGCTGCTCGCTGATTCCGTTTCTTATGGTCTGCACCTCACTCGCACCACCCTGCCAGACCTGGTGCTGCTTGACCTTCAGATGGCACCGCTGGACGGGTGGGAGTATCTTGAGGCGCTGACAGAGGACCCGGACATCTCCGCCGTTCCAGTGATGCTCTTCACGGCGCGTCCCCTGATTGATGAACGGTATGCACCGTATGTGGGTCGTCTTGCCGGCGTACTGGTGAAACCGGTCTCACCCATGGAACTGGAGGCGGTTCTGGAACGTTTTTTTGAAGGATTATGCTGA
- a CDS encoding ATP-binding protein: MFSVNPYRMRKIGVYGLLATILGLILAYSLLSAAGVAFSYLYYIPLVVVATIFSNRSIWTAAALSLGYAAVTLFLAIGGYIFDPVLVFLFTLLYLWGMAGVTLFTPPDAVSGGKRPDLAGLFGLDPGSLLITHADTQFCDLLGRRRDEVAGLPLSSIWLDEPGRTAFCGMLGRGVEVSNYEACLYGRDGKSVPVLLSGKPGMLEFQCSALDLGSLETFVQAQNSADEVKKRLSEEEMRRMDFFKTAAHELRTPLQPVLGYLYLLTEDRERYGISEETGRMLKVCLDNIQRERSIVNRMLELSLLDAGRVICTSAEIGLGDIVREVIAAHDLASSARITMDVGEDVCLRVNRDQFYLIMESLILNAVQYNDDPRLITVGYREDAACQYVSVTDNGIGIDPVKIGAIFEPFYLGDEEKLSRSYNRMGLGLPIAERYARLNNGKIQVESTPGMGSTFTVVLHRGRDDAA, from the coding sequence ATGTTTTCTGTCAACCCGTACCGGATGAGAAAAATCGGGGTATATGGGCTGCTGGCAACTATCCTCGGTCTGATACTGGCCTATTCGCTTCTTTCTGCTGCCGGGGTGGCCTTCTCCTACCTGTATTATATTCCTCTCGTTGTCGTTGCCACCATATTTTCCAACCGATCCATCTGGACGGCTGCCGCGCTCTCTCTTGGATATGCTGCCGTCACCCTCTTTCTTGCCATCGGCGGGTATATCTTTGACCCCGTGCTGGTGTTCCTCTTCACGCTCCTCTACCTCTGGGGAATGGCCGGGGTTACCCTGTTCACGCCTCCAGATGCAGTATCCGGCGGGAAAAGACCTGATCTGGCCGGTCTCTTCGGTCTTGATCCGGGTTCTCTCCTGATCACTCATGCCGACACGCAGTTCTGCGACCTCCTCGGGAGGCGGCGTGATGAGGTCGCCGGTCTCCCCCTCTCCTCGATATGGTTGGATGAACCGGGTCGAACGGCATTTTGCGGCATGCTCGGCCGCGGCGTCGAGGTCTCGAACTATGAGGCATGCCTCTATGGGAGAGACGGGAAGAGCGTACCCGTTCTTCTCTCTGGCAAACCCGGCATGCTTGAGTTCCAGTGTTCTGCCCTCGATCTCGGGTCCCTCGAGACGTTCGTCCAGGCCCAGAATTCTGCGGACGAGGTGAAAAAGCGGCTTTCAGAGGAGGAAATGCGTCGGATGGACTTTTTTAAGACGGCGGCGCACGAACTCCGGACCCCCCTGCAACCGGTACTGGGGTATCTCTATCTCCTCACCGAGGACAGGGAACGCTACGGCATCTCCGAAGAGACCGGACGGATGCTGAAGGTCTGTCTGGACAATATCCAGAGGGAACGTTCAATTGTGAACCGGATGCTCGAACTCTCGCTTTTGGACGCCGGCAGGGTGATCTGCACGTCTGCAGAGATTGGACTCGGTGATATTGTGCGGGAGGTGATCGCCGCCCATGATCTCGCCTCTTCTGCCCGGATCACCATGGATGTCGGGGAAGATGTCTGCCTGCGAGTGAACCGGGACCAGTTTTACCTGATCATGGAAAGCCTGATCCTCAATGCCGTCCAGTACAATGACGATCCCCGACTGATCACTGTCGGGTACCGGGAGGATGCCGCCTGCCAGTATGTCTCGGTGACAGACAACGGTATTGGCATCGATCCTGTGAAAATCGGGGCGATTTTTGAGCCTTTTTATCTCGGTGATGAAGAGAAACTGAGCCGGAGCTACAACCGCATGGGGCTTGGACTGCCGATTGCCGAACGGTATGCTCGCCTGAACAATGGGAAGATCCAGGTGGAGAGCACACCCGGAATGGGCAGCACCTTCACGGTCGTTCTGCACAGGGGGCGGGACGACGCCGCATAA
- a CDS encoding 2,5-diamino-6-(ribosylamino)-4(3H)-pyrimidinone 5'-phosphate reductase — protein sequence MRPYVFVNCAMSADGKISTIERRQVKISGKDDFDRVDRIKAGTDGIMVGIGTVLADNPSLTVKSADRKAERSASGRDENPVRIVVDSMARTPADADILVKGSGRRIIAVSAAAPADRVNTLRNRAEVIVLGERSVDLTALMDALGERGIGRLMVEGGGTLIWGLFAAGLVDEFRTYIGSVVIGGSAAPTPVDGEGFFRESDFPRLSLKGIERIDDGVLLTWSVEK from the coding sequence ATGCGTCCATATGTCTTTGTCAACTGTGCCATGAGCGCCGACGGAAAGATCTCAACAATTGAACGCAGACAGGTCAAAATTTCCGGAAAAGATGATTTTGACCGGGTTGACAGGATTAAGGCCGGAACTGATGGGATTATGGTCGGTATCGGAACGGTTCTTGCCGACAACCCCTCGCTCACCGTAAAATCTGCGGATCGGAAGGCGGAAAGGAGCGCATCCGGCAGGGATGAGAACCCGGTCAGGATCGTCGTCGACTCCATGGCCAGAACACCGGCGGACGCCGACATTCTGGTGAAGGGATCAGGGCGGCGGATCATCGCTGTATCGGCCGCAGCCCCGGCAGACAGGGTGAACACCCTCCGAAATCGTGCCGAGGTGATCGTTCTGGGTGAGAGATCGGTGGACCTCACCGCACTGATGGATGCACTCGGCGAGCGGGGGATCGGGCGCCTGATGGTGGAAGGGGGAGGTACCCTCATCTGGGGTCTCTTTGCCGCCGGTCTCGTTGATGAATTCAGGACCTATATCGGATCGGTGGTGATCGGCGGATCGGCCGCCCCCACCCCCGTAGACGGCGAAGGGTTCTTCCGGGAGTCTGATTTTCCCCGCCTCAGCCTGAAGGGAATAGAGCGTATCGACGACGGTGTGCTGCTCACATGGAGCGTGGAAAAATAG
- a CDS encoding 2-oxoacid:acceptor oxidoreductase subunit alpha, producing MQDYSVLIGGRAGEGINIAGNVIARLLSACGLCVHMYYDYPSLIKGGHNFAIIRGADTQPYCVREGVDLLLALNRETLERHRHRTDDRTTVIFDAGRVRGAAGNGIPVDEIVREEEAPPITRNSAMIGAFCRACAIPWETVETVFRRAMPAQIDSNLRVARRGYDTLPEGKGIRMNGAAPLPVISGNEAIAFGLAAAGLEGYIAYPMTPSSSILHTLAAHAEGFGIPVVHPENEIAVAMMALGAAYAGRRMAVGTSGGGFCLMTEAFSLAGMAEIPLLVVLAQRPGPSTGVPTYSAQGDLLFALSAGQGEFPRPVAAPGTPEEAWDWAGCLLDAAWRFQTPAILLTDKNLAEGLYSFTPPETNTGLEIIEWEGKGEYARYAPGTDGISPLAFPGRQGISVKANSYTHDERGITTEDPASITRMAEKLQKKRYAIQESLESRPCVKVGGRRDASDAILCWGSTAGVCAEVANDLGLRLVRPVLISPFPVSGFARCLEGVEHIIAVEENITGQLAHLIGCHGFSADTVIGKYDGRPFAPEDLERRIGEVIG from the coding sequence ATGCAGGACTATTCTGTGCTTATCGGCGGCAGGGCAGGCGAAGGCATCAATATCGCCGGAAACGTGATCGCCCGGTTATTGTCGGCATGCGGTCTTTGCGTCCACATGTACTACGATTACCCCTCCCTGATCAAGGGGGGGCACAACTTCGCCATCATCAGGGGGGCGGACACACAACCATACTGCGTCAGGGAGGGCGTGGATCTGCTCCTCGCCCTGAACAGGGAAACACTGGAGCGCCACCGGCATCGTACAGATGACCGCACAACCGTCATCTTCGATGCCGGCAGGGTACGCGGGGCGGCGGGGAACGGCATTCCGGTCGACGAGATCGTCAGGGAGGAGGAGGCACCGCCGATCACCCGGAACTCAGCGATGATCGGTGCGTTCTGCAGGGCGTGCGCCATCCCGTGGGAGACCGTCGAGACCGTTTTTCGCCGGGCAATGCCCGCTCAGATCGATTCGAACCTCAGAGTGGCACGGCGGGGCTATGACACTCTTCCCGAAGGCAAGGGGATCCGGATGAACGGTGCCGCACCCCTGCCCGTGATCTCCGGCAATGAGGCGATCGCATTCGGTCTCGCTGCTGCAGGGCTGGAGGGTTATATCGCCTATCCGATGACGCCCTCATCCAGCATCCTCCACACCCTTGCCGCCCACGCGGAGGGGTTCGGGATCCCGGTCGTCCATCCGGAGAACGAGATCGCCGTGGCGATGATGGCGCTCGGGGCGGCATACGCCGGGCGCCGGATGGCCGTCGGCACGTCGGGCGGGGGATTCTGCCTCATGACCGAGGCCTTCTCCCTGGCGGGCATGGCTGAAATACCCCTTTTGGTCGTCCTCGCACAGCGCCCGGGCCCGAGCACCGGTGTTCCGACCTATTCGGCACAGGGGGACCTCCTCTTCGCCCTCTCTGCCGGTCAGGGCGAATTTCCCCGCCCTGTCGCCGCCCCCGGAACACCGGAGGAGGCGTGGGACTGGGCAGGATGCCTGCTGGATGCCGCATGGCGTTTTCAGACCCCTGCAATCCTGCTGACCGATAAAAACCTCGCTGAGGGACTCTACTCCTTCACACCTCCTGAAACCAATACCGGACTCGAGATCATAGAATGGGAGGGCAAGGGAGAATATGCACGATATGCGCCAGGAACCGACGGCATCTCGCCCCTCGCTTTCCCCGGCAGACAGGGGATATCGGTCAAGGCGAACAGTTATACCCATGATGAGCGCGGGATCACCACCGAAGATCCGGCATCGATCACCCGGATGGCAGAAAAACTGCAAAAAAAGCGGTACGCCATCCAGGAGAGCCTTGAATCCCGTCCTTGCGTGAAGGTGGGGGGGAGACGGGATGCCTCAGATGCGATCCTCTGCTGGGGCTCCACTGCCGGCGTCTGCGCCGAAGTGGCCAACGATCTCGGCCTCCGTCTCGTTCGCCCCGTCCTGATCTCCCCTTTTCCGGTCTCTGGATTTGCCCGCTGCCTCGAGGGAGTGGAGCACATCATCGCCGTGGAGGAGAACATCACTGGACAGCTTGCGCACCTCATCGGCTGCCATGGTTTCTCCGCCGACACCGTGATCGGGAAATATGACGGACGACCGTTTGCACCTGAAGATCTGGAGCGGCGGATCGGGGAGGTGATCGGATGA
- a CDS encoding thiamine pyrophosphate-dependent enzyme: MRSWITDAQNTWCPGCGNFSIQHALKAVLDDLADEGHPPETFVLVSGIGCHAKIADYMNMNTFYSIHGRGTAAAAGIKLARPDLTVISCAGDGDAYAEGLDHLIFGAKRNTDITVIVHDNRVYGLTTGQYTPTSKMGFPGRSTPAGVRESPINPLEVMLASGATFVARGYTRQMDHLKSILKAAILHRGFSFVDVLQICATYNNLTDYYNERIYLLDGNDTGDFDAAFRTAREWDYSSDAPIALGIFYRQEAPSDIWGPPGTVSAEQRREEIGRILQEKI, translated from the coding sequence ATGAGGTCATGGATCACCGATGCACAGAACACCTGGTGTCCTGGATGCGGCAACTTCTCCATCCAGCATGCACTGAAGGCGGTCCTCGACGATCTGGCAGACGAAGGGCACCCGCCGGAAACCTTTGTGCTGGTCTCAGGGATCGGTTGCCATGCCAAGATTGCCGACTACATGAACATGAATACCTTCTACTCGATCCACGGCAGGGGGACTGCCGCAGCCGCCGGCATTAAACTCGCCCGTCCCGACCTGACCGTGATATCCTGCGCCGGCGACGGCGATGCCTATGCCGAGGGGCTTGATCACCTCATCTTCGGGGCAAAACGAAACACCGACATCACGGTGATCGTCCATGACAATCGGGTCTACGGCCTCACAACCGGACAGTATACCCCCACCTCAAAAATGGGTTTTCCCGGCAGATCGACCCCTGCAGGTGTTCGTGAGAGTCCAATCAACCCGCTGGAGGTGATGCTCGCCTCGGGCGCCACCTTTGTCGCCCGGGGGTACACCCGGCAGATGGATCACCTGAAATCGATTCTGAAGGCGGCGATCCTGCACCGGGGCTTCTCGTTCGTGGATGTCCTCCAGATATGCGCAACCTACAACAATCTCACCGACTACTACAACGAACGCATCTATCTTCTCGACGGCAATGATACCGGGGATTTCGATGCTGCATTCCGGACTGCACGGGAGTGGGACTACTCATCCGACGCCCCGATTGCCCTCGGCATCTTCTACCGGCAGGAAGCACCCTCCGATATCTGGGGTCCTCCGGGCACCGTCTCTGCAGAACAGCGCCGGGAGGAGATCGGACGCATCCTGCAGGAAAAAATCTGA
- a CDS encoding ferritin, producing the protein MIRQTMLEALNRQINRELYSSYLYLSMSAWFSTRNLPGFANWMRVQVQEEQFHAMKFYDYCIARGGRVTMLPIEAPPTEWESPLAIFEATYAHEQKVTAMINNLVDLAQKEKDHATSNLLQWFVDEQVEEEANDTEIIEKLKLIGNESNALFMLDKELATRVFTPPATGGGA; encoded by the coding sequence ATGATCCGCCAGACAATGCTTGAGGCCCTGAATCGCCAGATAAACCGGGAGCTCTATTCGTCCTATCTCTACCTCTCGATGTCAGCCTGGTTTTCGACACGGAACCTTCCGGGTTTTGCGAACTGGATGCGGGTGCAGGTGCAGGAGGAGCAGTTCCATGCGATGAAGTTCTATGACTACTGCATCGCACGGGGCGGCCGCGTGACGATGCTCCCCATCGAAGCACCACCAACCGAATGGGAATCGCCGCTGGCAATTTTCGAGGCGACTTATGCCCACGAGCAGAAGGTGACGGCGATGATCAACAACCTTGTCGACCTTGCACAGAAGGAGAAGGACCACGCCACATCAAATCTTCTCCAGTGGTTTGTTGATGAACAGGTCGAGGAAGAGGCGAACGACACCGAGATTATCGAAAAATTGAAACTCATCGGAAACGAATCAAACGCCCTGTTCATGCTCGACAAGGAACTTGCAACCCGTGTCTTCACCCCTCCCGCCACCGGCGGGGGGGCGTGA
- a CDS encoding DUF2193 domain-containing protein, which translates to MNQLYTKIVDEAMAAQHADVETVKKNRGKKYAVKDGQAYVDAVKGMKVAEGQSKAVIDLHVESVKAHFKHISALTDYVRPEDDPFVEHYQTPVVLEVLYGEDPAFRKSMDVFIGAIGKAEALIGLESARRYAGFYGPTCVVDFALIPGSTSNVVNRILQTVDIPVDHKQAILAAKSWGMNTSYGIGETFAQAVEAGDTLADATKKEVQQFQAIYDHPVKAQVDLMEHAGMTSFDPMKYMEGYGADMTPFVKKAIEEGVHYGNIVTVPAYCVGDVSHHIAQSTYNMCKDDVVMGVIEAVTAVMERSLRASLDKVRSEYQILSLATGSTAAATEYILELDGFNAPMLVDLLTKRFHNFVQLKPTRGAAAELHNCDFMDMIWRGWRMLDAARRKRNGSGDPLVPSVAGFPVDLEPVHESEVIMNPQRYAYPASAITVRCSALMRLADYPCLLTSEPVTATMMTNIIALHPKEIAAPARVCKDCASASMVDFRHEYCQWREAV; encoded by the coding sequence ATGAACCAATTGTACACCAAGATTGTTGATGAGGCGATGGCGGCACAGCACGCCGACGTGGAGACAGTGAAGAAGAACCGGGGGAAAAAATATGCCGTGAAGGACGGTCAGGCCTATGTCGACGCCGTCAAGGGGATGAAGGTCGCCGAGGGGCAGAGCAAGGCGGTCATCGACCTCCATGTGGAGTCGGTGAAGGCCCATTTCAAGCATATATCTGCACTCACCGATTACGTCAGGCCAGAGGACGATCCCTTCGTCGAGCACTACCAGACACCGGTGGTGCTGGAGGTGCTCTATGGCGAGGACCCGGCGTTCAGGAAGAGCATGGATGTCTTCATCGGCGCAATAGGGAAGGCGGAAGCGCTCATCGGGCTCGAATCGGCACGCCGTTACGCCGGATTTTATGGACCGACCTGTGTCGTCGACTTCGCCCTGATACCGGGAAGCACCAGCAACGTCGTCAACCGCATCCTTCAGACGGTGGACATCCCGGTCGACCATAAACAGGCGATTCTGGCAGCAAAATCGTGGGGTATGAACACATCCTACGGCATAGGCGAGACCTTCGCACAGGCGGTGGAGGCGGGAGACACCCTGGCGGACGCCACAAAGAAGGAGGTCCAGCAGTTCCAGGCGATCTACGATCACCCGGTGAAGGCGCAGGTCGACCTGATGGAGCATGCCGGCATGACCTCCTTTGACCCGATGAAGTACATGGAGGGCTATGGAGCGGACATGACGCCCTTCGTCAAGAAGGCAATCGAGGAGGGCGTCCACTACGGCAACATCGTCACAGTGCCGGCATATTGTGTCGGCGACGTCTCGCACCACATCGCCCAGTCCACCTACAATATGTGCAAGGACGATGTCGTGATGGGGGTGATCGAGGCAGTCACCGCCGTGATGGAGCGTTCACTACGCGCCTCGCTGGATAAAGTGCGGAGCGAGTACCAGATCCTCTCACTGGCGACGGGGTCCACCGCCGCGGCAACCGAATACATCCTTGAACTCGACGGCTTCAACGCTCCCATGCTTGTGGACCTGCTCACAAAACGCTTCCACAACTTCGTGCAGCTCAAGCCGACCCGCGGTGCGGCCGCCGAACTGCACAACTGCGATTTCATGGACATGATCTGGCGCGGCTGGCGGATGCTCGACGCGGCCCGGCGGAAGCGGAATGGCTCCGGAGATCCACTTGTCCCGAGCGTTGCCGGCTTCCCGGTCGACCTCGAACCGGTCCATGAGAGCGAGGTGATCATGAACCCGCAGCGCTATGCCTATCCGGCATCGGCGATCACCGTCCGCTGTTCGGCCCTGATGAGGCTTGCCGATTACCCCTGCCTGCTGACCAGCGAACCGGTGACGGCAACGATGATGACCAATATCATCGCCCTCCACCCGAAGGAGATCGCTGCACCCGCACGGGTCTGCAAGGATTGCGCCTCGGCCTCGATGGTCGACTTCAGGCATGAGTACTGCCAGTGGAGAGAGGCGGTCTAG